The Pricia mediterranea genome includes a window with the following:
- a CDS encoding TolC family protein produces the protein MKKYVQLFLGIMSIASVNAQELESLIEQAELNNPEIQAYELRYNIASEKINEVNTLPNTEISAGVFASEPETRTGAQKARFSAKQMIPWFGTITARENYASSMAEAQYEDLVIAKRKLTLAVSQSYYRLYAIRAKQKVLDENIELLKTYERLALTSVEIGNASAVDVLRLQIRQNELEQSKEVLNEEYQAEQTLFNNLLNRDENTRVDAYDGFTVPEVDPVFVDDNLQLHPELVKYDKLYESVEKSELLNQKEALPDLGFGLDYIPVAERPAMDFSDNGKDIIMPMVSLSIPIFNNKYKSISKQNELRQQEITAQKAERTNKLETLLSEAINQRDAFRIRFNVQQRNIGKANDAEEILIKSYETGTIDFNDVLDVQELQLKFQTNQIESIKGYYIQSANINYLKS, from the coding sequence ATGAAAAAATACGTACAACTCTTTTTAGGAATCATGTCCATAGCTTCTGTAAATGCACAGGAGTTGGAAAGCTTGATCGAGCAGGCCGAATTGAACAATCCCGAAATTCAGGCCTATGAACTGCGCTACAATATCGCCTCGGAAAAAATCAATGAGGTCAATACGCTTCCTAACACGGAAATTAGTGCGGGAGTCTTTGCCAGTGAACCGGAAACCCGAACAGGTGCCCAAAAGGCAAGGTTTTCCGCCAAGCAAATGATCCCTTGGTTCGGCACCATTACCGCACGGGAAAACTATGCCAGTTCAATGGCCGAGGCACAGTACGAAGATCTGGTCATCGCCAAACGAAAATTGACCTTGGCCGTTTCCCAATCCTACTACCGCCTGTATGCGATTCGTGCAAAACAAAAGGTGCTCGATGAAAATATCGAATTGCTGAAAACCTATGAACGACTGGCCTTGACCTCGGTTGAAATTGGCAATGCCTCCGCTGTAGATGTGCTTAGGCTACAGATACGTCAGAATGAACTGGAACAGAGCAAAGAGGTCTTAAATGAGGAATATCAGGCCGAGCAAACCCTGTTCAACAATCTACTCAACAGGGATGAAAATACACGGGTCGATGCATACGACGGTTTTACCGTACCCGAAGTGGATCCTGTATTCGTAGACGACAATCTTCAATTACACCCCGAACTTGTTAAATACGATAAGTTGTACGAATCCGTAGAAAAATCCGAGCTGTTGAACCAGAAGGAGGCATTGCCCGATCTTGGTTTTGGACTTGACTATATACCTGTTGCCGAACGGCCAGCTATGGATTTCAGTGATAACGGAAAGGATATCATCATGCCGATGGTTTCTTTGTCCATACCCATTTTCAACAACAAGTACAAATCCATTTCAAAACAGAACGAGCTTCGGCAACAGGAGATTACTGCGCAGAAGGCCGAAAGAACAAACAAACTGGAAACCTTATTGAGCGAAGCGATCAACCAAAGGGATGCTTTTAGGATACGCTTTAATGTGCAACAGCGGAATATAGGTAAAGCCAACGATGCTGAGGAAATCCTTATTAAAAGTTACGAAACGGGAACCATTGATTTTAATGATGTGCTCGATGTTCAGGAACTGCAATTGAAATTCCAGACGAATCAAATAGAATCCATTAAAGGATATTATATACAATCGGCCAACATTAATTATTTAAAGAGTTAA